The Brassica oleracea var. oleracea cultivar TO1000 chromosome C6, BOL, whole genome shotgun sequence genome includes a region encoding these proteins:
- the LOC106300018 gene encoding probable phosphoribosylformylglycinamidine synthase, chloroplastic/mitochondrial, translated as MNTSQATRAALFLNGVSNRQTTLLQRSSTTQLWGSVRFQTPQGLRSLNRAKATTGLRCSTPAVSVVEQPSLVEKPAAEVIHFYRVPLIQESANAELLKAVQTKISNQVVSLTTEQCFNIGLETELPEEEKLSVLKWILQETFEPENLGTDSFLERKKQQGLHATIIEVGPRLSFTTAWSTNAVSICRACGLNEVTRLERSRRYLLFSNEPLLETQIHEFAAMVHDRMTECVYTQRLTSFETNVVPEEVKYVPVMEKGREALEEINQKMGLAFDEQDLQYYTKLFKEDIKRNPTNVELFDIAQSNSEHSRHWFFAGNIVIDGKPMDRSLMQIVKSTWEANRNNSVIGFKDNSSAIRGFMVNQLRPVLPGSTCLLDLSARDLDILFTAETHNFPCAVAPYPGAETGAGGRIRDTHATGRGSFVVASTSGYCVGNLNMEGSYAPWEDSSFQYPSNLASPLQILVDASNGASDYGNKFGEPMIQGYTRTFGMRLPSGDRREWLKPIMFSAGIGQIDHTHITKGEPEVGMLVVKIGGPAYRIGMGGGAASSMVSGQNDAELDFNAVQRGDAEMSQKLYRVVRACIEMGEKNPIISIHDQGAGGNCNVVKEIIYPKGAEIDIRAVVVGDHTMSVLEIWGAEYQEQDAILVKAESREVLESICKRERLSMAVLGTINGEGRCTLIDSTAAAKCKKEGLPPPPPAVDLELEKVLGDMPKKTFEFNRVSYAREPLDIAPGITLMDSLKRVLRLPSVSSKRFLTTKVDRCVTGLVAQQQTVGPLQITLADVAVIAQTFTDLTGGACAIGEQPIKGLLDPKAMARLAVGEALTNLVWAKVTALSDVKASGNWMYAAKLEGEGSAMYDAAIALADAMIELGIAIDGGKDSLSMAAHADGEVVKAPGNLVISAYVTCPDITKTVTPDLKLGDDDDGVLLHVDLAKGKRRLGGSALAQVFGQIGNDCPDVDDVPYLKNVFEGVQALISEDLVSAGHDISDGGLVVAAMEMAFAGNKGISLNLDSNGISLFETLFSEELGLVMEISNKNLDAVLEKLRGFNVTAEIIGKVTDSPLIEVKVDGITHLSEETSFLRDMWEDTNFQLEKLQRLASCVEMEKEGLKLRHEPKWELSFTPSWTNDSYMSKDAKPKVAVIREEGSNGDREMSAAFYAAGFEPWDVTVSDLLAGAITLDHFRGIVFVGGFSYADVLDSAKGWAASIRFNSPLLSQFQDFYKRPDTFSLGICNGCQLMALLGWVPGPQVGGSLDTAQPRFVHNESGRFECRFTSVTIKDSPSIMLKGMEGSTLGVWAAHGEGRAYFPDEGVLDRMLHSDLAPLRYCDDDGSVTEAYPFNLNGSPLGIAAICSPDGRHLAMMPHPERCFLMWQYPWYPKSWEVEKAGPSPWLKMFQNARDWCSQL; from the exons ATGAATACCTCCCAAGCAACTCGTGCGGCTCTGTTTCTAAAC GGGGTTTCCAATAGACAAACGACGCTTTTGCAGAGAAGCTCAACAACTCAACTGTGGGGTTCTGTTAGATTTCAAACCCCACAGGGTCTGCGGTCTCTGAATAGAGCAAAAGCTACTACTGGCTTGAGATGTTCTACTCCTGCTGTTTCTGTTGTTGAGCAACCGAGCTTAGTTGAGAAACCTGCTGCAGAGGTCATCCATTTCTACCGCGTCCCTTTGATTCAAGAAAGCGCAAACGCTGAGCTTCTCAAAGCTGTTCAAACCAAAATCAGCAACCAGGTTGTCAGTTTAACAACAGAACAATGTTTCAATATTGGTCTTGAAACTGAATTACCAGAAGAAGAAAAGCTATCTGTCCTAAAGTGGATTCTTCAAGAAACATTCGAGCCAGAGAATCTAG GCACAGATAGTTTTCTTGAGAGGAAGAAGCAGCAAGGACTTCACGCTACAATCATTGAAGTCGGTCCCAGACTGTCTTTTACAACAGCTTGGTCCACCAATGCGGTATCGATATGCAGAGCTTGTGGTTTAAACGAAGTGACTCGCTTAGAAAGGTCCAGGAGGTACCTCTTGTTCAGCAACGAGCCACTCTTGGAGACTCAAATACACGAGTTTGCTGCAATGGTTCACGATAGAATGACCGAGTGTGTGTACACCCAAAGGCTGACTTCATTCGAGACAAATGTGGTCCCTGAGGAAGTAAAGTATGTGCCTGTGATGGAGAAAGGTAGAGAGGCGCTTGAAGAAATCAACCAGAAGATGGGTTTAGCCTTTGATGAGCAAGACTTGCAGTATTACACTAAACTTTTCAAAGAGGACATTAAGCGTAACCCCACCAATGTTGAGCTGTTTGATATCGCTCAGTCCAACAGCGAGCATAGTCGACATTGGTTCTTTGCTGGGAACATTGTTATTGATGGAAAGCCAATGGATAGGTCTCTTATGCAGATTGTAAAGAGCACTTGGGAG GCAAATCGAAATAACTCTGTCATTGGGTTTAAGGATAACTCCAGTGCTATAAGAGGGTTTATGGTGAACCAGCTACGACCTGTGCTTCCTGGTTCCACTTGCTTACTTGATCTCAGCGCACGTGATCTCGACATCTTGTTCACTGCTGAGACTCATAACTTCCCTTGTGCGGTGGCTCCTTACCCTGGCGCTGAGACAGGTGCTGGAGGGAGAATCAGAGACACACACGCAACTGGAAGAGGCTCATTTGTGGTTGCATCCACTTCTGGTTACTGTGTTGGTAACCTCAACATGGAGGGCTCTTATGCTCCTTGGGAAGACTCCTCTTTCCAGTACCCATCAAACCTTGCCTCACCTTTACAGATACTCGTAGACGCTAGCAACGGCGCGTCTGACTATGGTAACAAGTTTGGAGAGCCTATGATTCAAGGATATACAAGAACCTTTGGGATGAGACTGCCAAGTGGGGATAGGAGAGAGTGGTTGAAGCCTATTATGTTCAGTGCAGGTATTGGACAGATTGATCATACTCATATAACTAAAGGTGAGCCTGAGGTTGGGATGCTTGTTGTTAAGATTGGTGGACCTGCTTACCGTATTGGCATGGGAGGAGGCGCTGCTTCGAGTATGGTGAGTGGTCAGAACGATGCGGAGCTTGATTTCAATGCTGTGCAGCGTGGAGACGCTGAGATGTCTCAGAAGCTGTACCGTGTTGTCCGTGCTTGTATTGAGATGGGGGAGAAGAATCCTATCATCAGTATTCATGATCAAGGCGCTGGTGGGAACTGTAATGTGGTGAAAGAGATTATTTATCCTAAAGGTGCGGAGATTGATATAAGAGCGGTTGTTGTTGGTGATCATACCATGTCTGTGTTGGAGATTTGGGGAGCTGAGTATCAAGAGCAAGATGCTATTTTGGTAAAAGCTGAGAGCAGAGAGGTTTTGGAATCGATCTGTAAGAGGGAGAGGCTTTCAATGGCTGTGCTTGGAACAATTAATGGAGAAGGTCGCTGTACTTTGATTGACAGCACAGCTGCAGCTAAGTGCAAGAAGGAAGGCTTACCTCCACCACCTCCTGCTGTGGATCTTGAGCTCGAGAAGGTTCTTGGCGACATGCCTAAGAAGACGTTTGAGTTCAACCGCGTTTCTTATGCACGGGAACCACTTGATATCGCTCCTGGGATTACATTGATGGACTCTTTGAAAAGGGTTCTGCGTTTACCATCTGTTTCTTCCAAGCGGTTCTTGACAACCAAAGTGGATAGATGTGTGACAGGTCTTGTCGCTCAGCAGCAAACAGTTGGACCATTGCAGATCACTCTTGCTGATGTTGCAGTCATCGCACAGACATTCACAGATCTAACAGGCGGTGCATGCGCCATTGGAGAGCAACCAATCAAAGGTCTGCTTGATCCAAAAGCCATGGCGAGACTAGCCGTTGGAGAGGCTTTGACAAATCTGGTTTGGGCGAAGGTTACTGCGCTTTCTGATGTTAAAGCTAGTGGTAACTGGATGTACGCTGCCAAGCTTGAAGGAGAAGGATCAGCGATGTATGATGCTGCGATTGCTCTAGCTGATGCCATGATTGAACTTGGCATTGCAATTGATGGTGGCAAAGACAGTCTTTCAATGGCAGCTCATGCGGATGGTGAAGTTGTTAAAGCTCCAGGGAATCTTGTGATCAGTGCCTATGTTACCTGTCCTGACATAACAAAGACAGTGACTCCTGATCTGAAGCTAGGAGATGATGATGATGGTGTTCTCTTGCATGTTGATTTGGCAAAGGGAAAGAGGAGGTTAGGTGGATCTGCACTGGCTCAGGTCTTTGGTCAGATTGGAAACGACTGTCCTGATGTTGATGATGTTCCGTATCTAAAAAACGTTTTCGAAGGCGTTCAAGCTCTCATCTCAGAGGACTTGGTATCTGCTGGACATGACATCAGCGATGGTGGACTAGTTGTAGCAGCTATGGAAATGGCTTTTGCTGGAAACAAAGGTATAAGCCTTAACTTGGATTCAAACGGGATTAGCCTCTTTGAAACTTTGTTCTCTGAAGAGCTCGGTCTCGTGATGGAGATTAGCAACAAGAACTTAGACGCTGTGTTGGAGAAGCTCCGTGGGTTTAATGTTACTGCTGAGATCATTGGGAAAGTCACAGACTCACCTTTGATTGAGGTGAAAGTAGATGGAATCACTCATTTGAGTGAGGAAACATCGTTCCTCAGAGACATGTGGGAAGACACCAATTTCCAGCTGGAGAAGCTTCAGCGATTAGCGTCTTGTGTTGAGATGGAGAAAGAAGGTTTGAAGTTGAGGCATGAGCCTAAGTGGGAGCTCTCATTTACTCCTTCATGGACCAACGATAGTTACATGTCTAAGG ATGCTAAACCGAAAGTAGCTGTGATCCGAGAGGAAGGCAGCAACGGAGACAGAGAAATGTCAGCTGCATTTTACGCTGCCGGTTTTGAACCGTGGGACGTGACAGTGTCTGACCTTCTAGCCGGAGCCATCACTCTTGACCATTTCCGTGGGATTGTGTTTGTTGGAGGGTTCAGCTACGCTGACGTTCTTGACTCAGCCAAAGGATGGGCTGCTTCTATAAGATTCAACTCTCCTCTCCTCAGCCAGTTCCAGGACTTCTACAAAAGACCAGACACGTTCAGCCTTGGAATCTGCAACGGCTGTCAACTAATGGCCTTGTTAGGATGGGTTCCAGGCCCTCAAGTAGGCGGGTCTCTCGACACGGCCCAGCCAAGGTTTGTTCACAACGAATCAGGAAGGTTTGAGTGCAGGTTCACAAGCGTGACCATTAAGGACTCGCCGTCGATAATGCTGAAAGGAATGGAGGGAAGCACCTTAGGAGTGTGGGCGGCTCATGGAGAAGGACGAGCTTACTTCCCGGACGAAGGGGTCTTGGACCGTATGCTTCACTCAGATTTGGCTCCGTTGAGATACTGTGATGATGATGGGAGTGTGACTGAAGCTTACCCTTTTAACCTCAATGGCTCACCGTTGGGGATAGCGGCTATATGCTCGCCTGATGGGAGACATTTGGCGATGATGCCTCATCCTGAACGTTGTTTCTTGATGTGGCAGTACCCGTGGTATCCGAAGAGCTGGGAGGTTGAGAAAGCTGGGCCTAGTCCGTGGTTGAAGATGTTCCAGAATGCTAGGGACTGGTGCTCTCAGCTTTAA
- the LOC106299303 gene encoding dnaJ homolog subfamily C member 21-like, translating to MSGGTVPNLLPFFSTKVYSGYSDTWKGFYKVYSDVFNSVYLNEVNFARNLGLRMEAPPVMGSLECPYAQVKEFYSYWLGFRTVMDFCWVDEFDVMAEPDGVVRKKMKEENDKVRKKAKREYNESVRSLAAFVKKLDKRVVDMMVMKRIEMEVKKVEERERKENMVKERLERAMNYKEPDWAKGEDGGFSVVEEDDGDGDDDDDDGMVLYCIVCSKNFKTEKQWKNHEQSKKHKEIVAELRVEEAETETVEELQEKIQEGFNIDNDEAKDKYVEEEVIGEADETDDEFVMTEEDVKGSSESEDEDDEMRLLKKMVSEQKNKLKNVVSREEDEVVVEIERTKQNAGDANIVELNTDDNVKDEQDSMEYDKRKSTGRRRRSKKDKDKNNLGGLIEKSSEADNTQDRNGDMEEFHAETFEESKRVPRSKTSTRGMTSEGTSKKAFYNKCGRCGEKFESRTKLFKHLADTDHATVKSR from the exons ATGTCTGGCGGCACAGTTCCGAATCTCCTCCCTTTCTTCTCCACCAAGGTATACTCCGGTTACTCTGACACCTGGAAAGGATTCTACAAGGTGTATTCCGATGTGTTCAACAGTGTTTATCTCAACGAGGTTAACTTCGCTAGGAATTTAGGGTTGAGAATGGAGGCTCCTCCAGTCATGGGGAGTCTAGAGTGTCCGTACGCTCAGGTAAAGGAGTTTTATAGTTACTGGTTAGGGTTTAGGACTGTTATGGATTTTTGCTGGGTGGATGAGTTTGATGTGATGGCTGAGCCTGACGGTGTGGTAAGGAAGAAGATGAAGGAGGAGAATGATAAGGTGAGGAAGAAGGCTAAGAGAGAGTATAACGAGAGTGTGAGAAGCTTGGCTGCTTTTGTGAAGAAGCTGGACAAGAGAGTGGTTGATATGATGGTGATGAAGAGGATAGAGATGGAGGTGAAGAAGGTGGAGGAGAGGGAGAGGAAGGAGAATATGGTTAAGGAGAGGTTGGAGAGAGCTATGAACTACAAGGAGCCTGATTGGGCAAAGGGGGAGGATGGAGGGTTCAGTGTAGTGGAAGAGGATGATGGTGATGGTGATGATGATGATGATGATGGTATGGTGCTGTATTGCATTGTTTGTAGCAAGAATTTCAAAACTGAGAAGCAGTGGAAGAACCATGAGCAGTCTAAGAAGCACAAAGAGATAGTGGCAGAGTTGAGAGTTGAGGAAGCTGAAACTGAAACTGTAGAGGAGCTTCAAGAGAAGATTCAGGAAGGGTTTAATATTGACAATGACGAAGCCAAAGATAAGTATGTTGAGGAGGAGGTTATAGGAGAAGCTGATGAGACTGATGATGAGTTTGTTATGACAGAGGAGGATGTGAAAGGGTCTAGTGAAAGTGAGGATGAGGATGACGAGATGCGTCTACTCAAGAAGATGGTATCTGAGCAGAAAAATAAGCTGAAGAATGTTGTGTCAAGAGAAGAAGATGAAGTTGTAGTCGAGATTGAGAGAACTAAACAGAATGCTGGTGATGCCAACATAGTAGAGTTAAACACAGATGACAATGTGAAGGATGAGCAAGATTCAATGGAGTATGATAAGAGGAAGAGCACAGGGAGGAGGCGCAGAAGTAAGAAGGATAAGGATAAGAATAACCTTGGAGGGTTAATCGAGAAGAGCAGTGAAGCTGATAATACTCAAGATAGAAATGGAGACATGGAAGAGTTTCATGCAGAAACGTTTGAGGAAAGCAAGAGAGTTCCAAGATCAAAAACATCAACCAGAGGAATGACATCCGAG GGCACATCGAAGAAAGCTTTTTATAACAAATGTGGTAGATGCGGAGAAAAGTTTGAGTCAAG GACAAAACTATTCAAGCACTTAGCTGATACCGATCATGCTACAGTGAAATCCAGATGA
- the LOC106299693 gene encoding cell wall protein IFF7-like, with translation METSHEHNFFNPTSKPEAEDPTLRLSSSSSSSSCSSIEAEPRPDHNLRNNQSPPTQIMERSTNDTTSTPTYRIPSHVFETTTSTAPLEWSTLSNESLFSIRMGNNSFTEIDYFKSGELTFPQPPSPRTPHMPSPRHHTNQAGVAEEAKTPVDVGKKAAETDKAYRASKDEEQKAAASIREVIMANEASNKDNNNNNNKNNKLDRSVSRRSEDLSVKSFAFQKLGNADKGGLQGSTPQKRRTSQPESPKSSSEADEGDEAQKPLTPKAEADRACNHNPRWLSCFPCCTTFCV, from the exons ATGGAAACGTCACACGAGCACAACTTTTTCAACCCCACGTCTAAACCAGAAGCAGAAGATCCAACCCTAAGACTTTCTTCATCGTCTTCTTCCTCTTCTTGTTCTTCCATAGAAGCAGAACCAAGACCTGATCATAATCTAAGAAACAATCAATCTCCTCCAACGCAAATCATGGAGAGATCTACAAACGACACAACCTCAACACCTACTTACAGAATCCCATCACACGTTTTCGAAACAACAACCTCAACAGCTCCCCTTGAATGGAGCACTCTCTCCAACGAATCCCTCTTCAGCATCCGCATGGGAAACAATAGCTTCACCGAAATAGATTACTTCAAATCCGGCGAGCTTACGTTTCCTCAGCCTCCTTCTCCGAGAACTCCTCATATGCCTTCTCCGCGTCACCACACAAACCAAGCAGGAGTGGCGGAGGAGGCCAAAACTCCGGTGGATGTAGGCAAGAAAGCAGCTGAGACAGACAAAGCGTACCGGGCAAGTAAAGATGAAGAACAAAAAGCTGCCGCAAGTATAAGAGAAGTTATCATGGCTAATGAAGCTTCTAATAAAGACAACAACAACAACAACAACAAAAACAATAAGTTAGATCGGTCTGTTTCTCGACGGTCTGAAGATTTAAGCGTCAAGTCTTTCGCTTTTCAAAA ATTGGGGAATGCAGATAAGGGCGGATTACAAGGCTCAACGCCACAAAAGAGGAGGACTTCGCAGCCAGAGTCGCCAAAGAGTTCGTCTGAGGCTGATGAAGGAGATGAAGCTCAAAAACCTCTTACTCCTAAAGCAGAAGCTGATCGTGCATGTAATCACAACCCTAGATGGTTATCTTGCTTCCCTTGCTGCACAACTTTCTGTGTCTAA
- the LOC106297882 gene encoding LOW QUALITY PROTEIN: glycerophosphodiester phosphodiesterase GDPD5-like (The sequence of the model RefSeq protein was modified relative to this genomic sequence to represent the inferred CDS: inserted 1 base in 1 codon) has protein sequence MIFTKCFPLIWLSLLTVCAGRTPYPLPGKRAKGDRLPIQTSRPYNIAHRGSNGEIPEETAAAYLRAIEEGTDFIETDILSSKDGVLICFHDVILDETANIASHKMFADRKRTYEVQGFNITGFFTFDFTLKELKKLRTKQRYSFRDQQYNGKYPIITFEEFITIARDAPRVVSIYPEIKNSVLINQHVKWPGGKRFEDKVVETLKKYGYGGSYLSKKWLKRPLFIQSFAPSSLVYISNLIDSPKVLLIDDVTVLTEDTNQTYAEITSDVYFNYIKQYVVGIGPWKDTVVPXNNNYIQAPTDLVKRAHAHNLQVHPYTYRNENEFLHLNFSQDPYKEYEYWINEIGVDGLFNDFTGSLHNYQEWTSPLSETSKSPRQLLSQIASLVLPYAKA, from the exons ATGATATTTACAA AATGCTTCCCATTAATATGGCTATCTCTGCTTACTGTCTGTGCTGGAAGGACACCATACCCACTCCCTGGTAAAAGAGCTAAAGGCGATAGGCTGCCGATTCAGACTTCACGTCCTTATAACATCGCACACAGAGGTTCTAATGGAGAGATCCCTGAAGAAACTGCAGCTGCATACTTG AGAGCAATTGAAGAGGGAACAGACTTCATAGAAACTGATATCTTATCATCCAAAGATGGTGTGCTTATTTGCTTCCATGATGTCATCCTTGACGAAACAGCCAATATTGCGAGCCACAAGATGTTTGCTGATCGTAAGAGAACATATGAGGTCCAAGGATTCAACATCACTGGCTTTTTCACTT TTGATTTTACCCTCAAAGAACTAAAGAAACTAAGGACAAAACAGAGATACTCTTTCCGGGACCAACAGTATAACG GAAAGTACCCTATCATTACATTTGAAGAGTTCATTACCATTGCTCGGGATGCTCCAAGGGTTGTCAGTATATATCCTGAGATTAAGAATTCAGTTTTAATAAACCAGCAT GTCAAATGGCCTGGTGGTAAGAGATTTGAGGATAAAGTGGTGGAGACACTTAAGAAGTATGGATATGGAGGCTCCTATTTGTCCAAGAAGTGGTTGAAAAGACCATTGTTTATTCAGTCATTTGCCCCATCTTCTCTAGTGTACATATCAAACTTGATAGACTCGCCAAAAGTGTTACTAATAGACGATGTAACCGTGCTAACAGAAGATACTAACCAG ACTTACGCAGAGATCACATCAGATGTGTATTTCAATTACATTAAGCAATATGTTGTCGGGATAGGACCTTGGAAGGACACAGTTGTTC GTAATAACAATTACATACAAGCTCCCACAGATTTGGTCAAAAGAGCTCATGCACATAATCTACAG GTGCATCCATACACGTACAGAAATGAAAACGAGTTCTTACACTTGAACTTCAGCCAAGATCCATATAAGGAATATGAGTACTGGATCAATGAGATTGGTGTTGATGGACTCTTCAATGACTTCACTGGTAGCCTCCATAACTACCAAGAATGGACGTCTCCATTGTCTGAAACTTCCAAGTCTCCACGACAGCTCTTGAGTCAAATTGCTTCATTGGTCCTCCCTTATGCAAAGGCTTGA